The Achromobacter pestifer genome includes a region encoding these proteins:
- the acpS gene encoding holo-ACP synthase has translation MSDASRPAAPAGAIAGIGMDLLRIDRIERALARHGDRFAEKILGVEELQKFHARRARDPVRGLRFLATRFAAKEAFSKAIGLGMRMPMTWRRVQTLNAPGGRPVLVIAPELLQWYEQRFGAAHVSITDESDMAAAYVVVERKP, from the coding sequence ATGTCCGACGCTTCCCGCCCCGCCGCGCCCGCAGGCGCCATTGCCGGGATCGGCATGGACCTGCTGCGCATCGACCGCATCGAGCGCGCGCTGGCGCGACACGGCGACCGCTTCGCGGAAAAGATCCTGGGCGTCGAGGAACTGCAGAAGTTCCATGCGCGCCGCGCCCGCGACCCGGTGCGCGGCCTGCGTTTCCTGGCGACCCGATTTGCGGCCAAGGAGGCGTTTTCCAAGGCCATCGGCCTGGGCATGCGCATGCCCATGACGTGGCGCCGGGTGCAGACCTTGAACGCGCCTGGCGGGCGTCCCGTGCTGGTGATCGCGCCCGAACTGCTGCAATGGTATGAGCAGCGTTTCGGCGCGGCGCATGTTTCCATTACCGACGAATCCGACATGGCCGCCGCTTACGTGGTGGTCGAACGCAAGCCCTGA
- the nagZ gene encoding beta-N-acetylhexosaminidase produces the protein MAKKKSRAVLPPGPVMVDVAGCTLTKAEKKRLRHPLVGGVILFARNFENRKQLTELTRQIHKARKEPLLILVDHEGGRVQRFREDGFTPLPAMRDLGALWDRDPLQAMRLATEAGYVLAAELRACGVDMSFTPVLDLDYGVSKVIGTRAFHQDPRVVTMLSRALIQGLQLAGMSACGKHFPGHGFVEADSHHEIPVDPRPLDKILKDDAAPYAWLGDAVLPSVMPAHVIYPKVDKHPAGFSKRWVQDILRTRLGYDGVVFSDDLTMEGASVAGDILDRANAALGAGCDMVLVCNRPDLADDLLERLKFAHAPESVARIRRLMPRFDAPDWDTLQAESRYQNARRLQSQIVPG, from the coding sequence ATGGCCAAGAAGAAATCCAGGGCGGTCCTGCCGCCCGGCCCCGTGATGGTCGACGTGGCGGGATGCACGCTGACGAAGGCGGAAAAGAAGCGCCTGCGCCATCCGCTGGTGGGCGGCGTGATTCTGTTTGCGCGCAATTTCGAAAACCGCAAGCAGCTCACCGAGCTGACGCGCCAGATCCACAAGGCCCGCAAGGAGCCCCTGCTGATCCTGGTGGACCATGAAGGCGGCCGCGTGCAGCGTTTCCGCGAAGACGGTTTCACGCCGCTGCCCGCCATGCGCGACCTGGGCGCGCTGTGGGACCGCGATCCCCTGCAAGCCATGCGCCTTGCGACCGAAGCCGGCTACGTGCTGGCCGCCGAGCTGCGCGCCTGCGGCGTGGACATGAGCTTCACCCCCGTGCTGGACCTGGACTATGGCGTCAGCAAGGTGATCGGCACCCGCGCCTTCCATCAGGACCCGCGGGTGGTCACGATGCTGTCGCGCGCGCTGATCCAGGGCCTGCAGCTGGCGGGCATGTCGGCTTGCGGCAAGCACTTCCCCGGCCATGGTTTCGTGGAAGCGGATTCGCACCACGAGATCCCGGTGGACCCGCGTCCGCTGGACAAGATCCTGAAGGACGATGCCGCCCCGTACGCCTGGCTGGGCGACGCGGTGCTGCCGTCGGTGATGCCCGCGCATGTGATCTATCCCAAGGTCGACAAGCACCCGGCCGGCTTTTCCAAGCGCTGGGTGCAGGACATCCTGCGCACCCGCCTGGGCTACGATGGGGTGGTGTTCTCGGATGACCTGACCATGGAAGGCGCCTCGGTGGCGGGCGACATCCTGGACCGCGCCAACGCGGCGCTGGGCGCGGGCTGCGACATGGTGCTGGTGTGCAACCGGCCGGACCTGGCGGACGACTTGCTCGAACGCCTGAAGTTCGCACACGCGCCCGAGTCCGTGGCCCGCATCCGCCGCCTGATGCCGCGCTTTGACGCGCCGGACTGGGATACCTTGCAGGCTGAAAGCCGTTACCAGAATGCCCGACGACTTCAATCTCAAATCGTTCCTGGCTGA